The following coding sequences are from one Magnetococcales bacterium window:
- a CDS encoding cysteine--tRNA ligase yields the protein MGLLLFNSMTRKKEAFEPRLPGKTGIYVCGVTVYDYCHIGHARVMVVFDVVVRHLRAMGLEVTYVRNFTDIDDKIIARAQQNGESWEALTRRFIGAFQEDMAALAVLPADVEPLATAHVAEMQSLISRLLDNRLAYVTEGGDVYFAVDRFQPYGALSGKPLDELQSGARVGVDEQKANPLDFALWKSAKPGEPTWQSPWGPGRPGWHIECSAMSTRYLGESFDIHGGGMDLIFPHHENEIAQSQGAAGQAPVRYWMHNGFVNVVSSEGEREKMSKSLGNFRTIRELLQEHPGEVLRYFILNSHYRHPLDFSNSLLEGAKAALDRLYTVLRQGEERLQSAPDGEADPGRLQEFQGCRERFVAAMDDDFNTPKALAVLFELGKALNSLDGASRRTGEEGLALMRELGLRLGLLQAEPERWFQGPSADNAEIEALIDQRNQARRTRQFAEADRLRDALLAMGVVLEDSKQGTTWRRN from the coding sequence ATGGGATTGCTGCTGTTCAACAGCATGACCCGGAAAAAGGAGGCCTTCGAGCCCCGGCTGCCCGGAAAGACGGGCATCTATGTATGCGGCGTCACGGTTTATGATTATTGTCACATAGGCCATGCCCGGGTCATGGTGGTTTTCGACGTGGTGGTGCGCCATCTGCGGGCCATGGGGCTGGAGGTCACCTATGTGCGCAACTTCACCGACATCGACGACAAGATCATCGCCCGCGCCCAACAGAACGGGGAATCCTGGGAAGCGCTGACCCGTCGTTTCATCGGCGCTTTTCAGGAGGATATGGCGGCTCTGGCCGTACTGCCCGCCGATGTGGAGCCCCTGGCCACCGCCCACGTGGCCGAGATGCAGAGCCTGATCTCCCGGCTGCTGGACAACCGGCTGGCCTATGTCACCGAGGGTGGGGATGTCTATTTCGCCGTGGATCGCTTCCAGCCGTATGGGGCCCTCTCCGGCAAACCCCTGGATGAGCTGCAGTCCGGAGCCCGTGTCGGTGTGGATGAACAAAAGGCCAATCCCCTCGACTTCGCCCTGTGGAAAAGCGCCAAACCGGGCGAACCCACCTGGCAGAGCCCCTGGGGGCCCGGCAGACCGGGCTGGCACATCGAGTGTTCCGCCATGAGCACCCGTTATCTCGGGGAGAGCTTCGACATCCACGGCGGAGGCATGGATCTGATCTTCCCCCATCACGAGAACGAGATCGCCCAGTCCCAGGGCGCGGCGGGGCAGGCCCCGGTGCGCTACTGGATGCACAACGGCTTCGTCAACGTGGTCAGTTCCGAAGGGGAGCGGGAGAAGATGTCCAAGAGCCTGGGCAACTTCCGCACCATTCGGGAGTTGCTGCAGGAGCATCCCGGCGAGGTGTTGCGCTACTTCATCCTCAACAGCCACTATCGCCATCCCCTGGATTTCAGCAACAGCCTGCTGGAAGGGGCCAAAGCGGCCCTCGACCGTTTGTACACCGTGCTGCGTCAGGGGGAGGAGCGACTGCAAAGCGCCCCCGACGGGGAAGCCGATCCCGGACGCCTGCAGGAATTTCAGGGCTGTCGGGAGCGTTTCGTAGCCGCCATGGACGACGATTTCAACACCCCCAAGGCGTTGGCGGTGCTGTTCGAACTGGGCAAAGCCCTCAACAGCCTCGACGGGGCCTCGCGGCGGACGGGGGAGGAAGGGTTGGCCCTGATGCGCGAATTGGGATTGCGGCTGGGACTGCTTCAGGCCGAACCGGAACGGTGGTTTCAAGGCCCGTCGGCGGACAACGCGGAGATCGAAGCCTTGATCGATCAGCGCAACCAAGCGCGACGGACCCGGCAGTTCGCCGAGGCGGATCGCCTGCGGGATGCCTTGCTGGCCATGGGTGTCGTTCTGGAGGACTCCAAGCAGGGCACCACCTGGAGGCGAAACTGA
- the trxB gene encoding thioredoxin-disulfide reductase translates to MAKETHHPLIVLGSGPAGYTAAIYAGRANLAPLLIQGMQPGGQLVTTTDVDNFPGFPEGVQGPDLMQRMQTQAERFGTQVVFDTILKAELTRTPFRLEGDSGDTFTCDALIIATGASARWLGLESETRLRGFGVSACATCDGFFFRGQDIAVIGGGDTAVEEAIFLTNFATRVYLVHRRDQLRAERIMQEHLFANEKVTPVWNVAVDSFEGDPASGGLKGLRLRDVKSGEIKELAVTGAFVAIGHKPNTDLFEGQLQLDETGYILTKPGSTSTNIPGVFAAGDVQDKIYRQAITAAGTGCMAALEAERHLATHGHGVSRK, encoded by the coding sequence ATGGCCAAAGAGACCCACCATCCCCTGATTGTTCTCGGTTCCGGGCCTGCCGGATATACCGCCGCCATCTATGCCGGTCGCGCCAATCTGGCCCCGTTGCTCATCCAGGGCATGCAGCCGGGTGGTCAGCTCGTCACCACCACCGATGTGGACAATTTTCCGGGCTTTCCCGAAGGCGTTCAAGGGCCCGATCTGATGCAGCGCATGCAGACCCAGGCGGAACGCTTCGGCACCCAGGTGGTTTTCGATACCATCCTCAAGGCGGAATTGACCCGGACGCCCTTCCGGTTGGAAGGAGACAGCGGCGACACCTTCACCTGTGACGCTTTGATCATCGCCACCGGGGCTTCGGCGCGTTGGCTCGGTTTGGAATCGGAAACCCGTTTGCGGGGCTTCGGGGTTTCGGCCTGCGCCACCTGCGACGGTTTCTTTTTCCGGGGACAGGATATCGCCGTCATCGGAGGCGGGGATACCGCCGTCGAGGAAGCCATCTTTTTGACCAACTTCGCCACCCGTGTCTATCTGGTGCACCGCCGCGACCAGTTGCGTGCCGAGCGTATCATGCAGGAGCATCTGTTTGCCAATGAAAAGGTGACTCCCGTTTGGAACGTGGCGGTGGACTCTTTCGAGGGCGATCCGGCCTCGGGAGGATTGAAGGGGCTGCGTCTGCGGGATGTCAAAAGCGGGGAGATCAAGGAACTTGCGGTGACCGGAGCCTTTGTGGCCATCGGGCACAAACCCAACACCGACCTTTTCGAAGGCCAGTTGCAGTTGGATGAGACCGGCTACATTCTCACCAAGCCCGGTTCGACCTCGACCAACATTCCGGGTGTCTTCGCGGCGGGGGATGTGCAGGACAAGATCTATCGCCAGGCCATCACTGCGGCGGGAACGGGATGTATGGCGGCCCTGGAAGCGGAGCGCCATCTGGCGACCCACGGGCATGGCGTCAGCCGCAAATAG